In Cynocephalus volans isolate mCynVol1 chromosome 3, mCynVol1.pri, whole genome shotgun sequence, one DNA window encodes the following:
- the TMEM229B gene encoding transmembrane protein 229B isoform X2, which produces MASAEPLTALSRWYLYAIHGYFCEVMFTAAWEFVVNLNWKFPGVTSVWALFIYGTSILIVERMYLRLRRRCPLLLRCLIYTLWTYLWEFTTGLILRQFNACPWDYSQFDFDFMGLITLEYAVPWFCGALIMEQLIIRNTLRLRYDKDAEPGEPGGPLALANGHVKTD; this is translated from the coding sequence ATGGCGTCCGCAGAGCCCCTGACGGCGCTGTCCCGCTGGTACCTGTACGCCATCCACGGCTACTTCTGCGAGGTGATGTTCACGGCGGCCTGGGAGTTCGTGGTGAACTTGAACTGGAAGTTCCCGGGGGTGACGAGCGTGTGGGCGCTGTTCATCTACGGCACGTCCATCCTCATCGTGGAGCGCATGTACCTGCGCCTGCGGCGCCGCTGCccgctgctgctgcgctgcctCATCTACACGCTCTGGACCTacctgtgggagttcaccaccggCCTCATCCTGCGCCAGTTCAACGCCTGCCCCTGGGACTACTCGCAGTTCGACTTTGACTTCATGGGGCTCATCACCCTGGAGTACGCCGTGCCCTGGTTCTGCGGGGCGCTCATCATGGAGCAGCTCATCATCCGCAACACCCTCCGCCTGCGCTATGACAAGGACGCCGAGCCCGGGGAGCCCGGCGGCCCCCTGGCCCTGGCCAACGGCCATGTCAAGACTGACTGA